The Anopheles coluzzii chromosome 2, AcolN3, whole genome shotgun sequence genome window below encodes:
- the LOC120952222 gene encoding actin-binding LIM protein 1 isoform X5, which yields MGKSKIQCSKCQKKCSGEVLRVSDRYFHKTCFQCTKCNKSLATGGFFSKDGAYYCTLDYQKLYGTKCAACSQYVEGEVVSTMGNTYHQKCFTCSKCKQPFKSGSKVTNTGKEVLCESCVKCPPGSGVGGGGGATATGSPTVGAAAGVVQGGTGSAAVSPKSRAIEQKQEQRTIKEITSSPTKAATLQHHQETVKKQQQLLQNGGKQPDPNDCAGCQQQLKEGQALIALDRQWHIWCFKCNACGTTLNGEYMGKDGVPYCEKDFQKSFGVKCAHCNRYISGKVLQAGDNHHFHPTCARCTKCGDPFGDGEEMYLQGGAIWHPRCGPGPSSEAGILNGVDTNGFNTETEFDRTSTSGMSEIQFTYRSQTPSVNGSVYSPYTHRKYHRTTSPGLILREYKNQGYEDIARIYTYSYLTEEPGYLRRPIEPYDRAPVSPHFHRPVQHYSSMGVGGTASSIGTRSASGSRSHSRSRSAMKVLVDSIRSETPRPKSPGMNNEEPIELSHYPAAKKPPPGEKPKIERDDFPAPPYPYTDPERRRRYSDSYKGVPESDDEVDHANNKENVTEKRHTKEEEELRKLKSSGMGTVILKDLQEKKRYEHWKQENLDPRNASRTPSASKEPMYRMRYESPVGASPSRNLDHQKPFYEDEFDRSTSYRGSVGRAIGNATSYNGFLIQRTRR from the exons GGAAAAGCAAAATCCAGTGCAGCAAGTGTCAGAAAAAGTGCTCGGGCGAGGTGCTGCGCGTTTCCGATCGCTACTTCCACAAGACCTGCTTCCAGTGCACCAAGTGCAACAAGTCGCTGGCCACCGGTGGCTTCTTCTCGAAGGATGGCGCCTACTACTGCACACTCGACTACCAGAAGCTGTACGGGACGAAGTGTGCCGCGTGCAGCCAGTACGTGGAGGGCGAGGTCGTGTCCACGATGGGCAACACATATCATCAGAAGTGCTTCACCTGCAGCAAATGCAAACAGCCGTTCAAATCGGGCAGCAAG GTTACCAACACCGGCAAGGAGGTCCTGTGCGAAAGCTGCGTAAAGTGTCCACCGGGCAGTGGGGtgggcggcggcggaggaGCAACCGCAACCGGGTCACCGACGGTCGGTGCCGCGGCAGGGGTGGTGCAGGGTGGTACCGGTTCGGCCGCCGTGTCTCCCAAGAGCCGGGCGATCGAGCAGAAGCAGGAGCAGCGCACTATTAAGGAGATCACCTCGAGCCCGACGAAGGCGGCCACCCTGCAGCACCATCAGGAGACggtgaagaagcagcagcagctgctgcagaacGGTGGCAAGCAGCCGGACCCGAACGATTGTGCCGgctgccagcagcagctgaaggaGGGCCAGGCACTGATTGCCCTCGACCGGCAGTGGCACATTTGGTGCTTCAA ATGTAACGCGTGCGGCACTACGCTGAACGGGGAGTACATGGGCAAGGACGGTGTGCCGTACTGCGAGAAAGACTTCCAGAAGTCGTTCGGCGTGAAGTGTGCGCACTGCAACCGGTACATCAGCGGCAAGGTGCTGCAGGCAGGTGATAATCATCACTTCCATCCGACTTGCGCCCGCTGTACCAAGTGTGGCGATCCGTTCGGCGACGGGGAGGAGATGTATCTACAGGGCGGCGCCATCTGGCATCCGCGTTGCGGCCCTGGCCCGTCCTCCGAGGCCGGCATACTGAACGGTGTCGATACGAACGGGTTCAACACGGAGACGGAGTTCGATCGTACCAGCACGAGCGGTATGAGCGAAATACAG TTTACGTATCGTTCACAAACGCCGAGCGTTAATGGTTCAGTTTATAGTCCCTACACGCATAGAAAG taccaTCGCACCACAAGCCCGGGCTTAATATTAAGAGAATACAAAAACCAAGGCTACGAGGATATCGCCCGTATCTACACCTACAGCTACCTGACCGAGGAGCCCGGTTATCTGCGGCGCCCGATTGAGCCGTACGATAGGGCGCCGGTGTCGCCCCACTTCCATCGGCCGGTGCAGCACTACTCGTCGATGGGCGTCGGCGGCACGGCCAGCAGCATCGGTACGCGGTCCGCTTCCGGGTCGCGGTCACACTCGCGCAGCCGCAGCGCGATGAAGGTGCTGGTGGACAGTATCCGGTCGGAGACGCCGCGCCCCAAGAGCCCGGGCATGAACAACGAGGAGCCGATCGAGCTGAGCCACTATCCGGCGGCCAAGAAGCCGCCGCCGGGCGAGAAACCAAAGATCGAACGGGACGACTTCCCGGCCCCGCCTTACCCGTACACGGATCCGGAGCGTCGGCGCCGCTATTCCGACTCGTACAAGGGTGTACCTGAGTCCGACGACGAGGTCGACCATGCGAACAACAAGGAAAACGTTACAGaaaa ACGCCACacgaaggaggaggaggagctgcGCAAGCTGAAATCGTCCGGCATGGGCACGGTCATACTGAAGGATCTGCAGGAGAAGAAGCGGTACGAGCACTGGAAGCAGGAAAATCTCGACCCGCGCAACGCGTCCCGCACGCCGTCCGCCTCGAAGGAGCCGATGTACCGGATGCGCTACGAATCGCCGGTCGGTGCGTCGCCGTCGCGCAACCTGGACCACCAGAAACCGTTCTACGAGGATGAGTTTGACCGTTCCACGAGCTACCGTGGATCGGTTGGTCGTGCCATCGGTAACGCGACCAGCTACAACG GATTTCTCATTCAGCGGACTCGGAGATAA